A DNA window from Buttiauxella agrestis contains the following coding sequences:
- the aldA gene encoding aldehyde dehydrogenase, with protein MTAPVQHPMYIDGQFVQWQGEKWIDVINPATEALISRIPDGTAQQARDAIDAAAKAHAGWEALPAIERAGWLRKISAGIRERAKSISALIVAEGGKTQQLAEVEVAFTADYLDYMSEWARRYEGEILQSDRPGENILVFKRALGVTTGILPWNFPFFLIARKLAPALITGNTIVIKPSEFTPNNAIAFAEIVHDIGLPKGVFNLVLGRGETVGQELAGNPKVAMVSMTGSVGAGEKIMAAAAKNITKVCLELGGKAPAIVMDDADLDIAVKAIVDSRMINTGQVCNCAERVYVQKGIYDEFITRLSEAFKQVSFGDTGERNDVSMGPLINAAALERVEQKVAHAVSEGARVVVGGKAPEGKGYFYPPTLLVDVHQEMAIMHDETFGPVLPVTTFETLEQALEMANDSDYGLTSSVYTRDLNTAMKAIKGLKFGETYINRENFEAMQGFHAGWRKSGIGGADGRHGLNEYLQTQMVYLQV; from the coding sequence ATGACAGCACCTGTACAACACCCGATGTATATTGATGGTCAATTTGTTCAATGGCAGGGCGAGAAGTGGATTGATGTGATTAATCCGGCCACTGAAGCGCTGATTTCGCGCATTCCTGACGGCACCGCGCAGCAGGCGCGTGATGCGATTGATGCCGCTGCAAAAGCACATGCGGGATGGGAAGCGTTACCTGCCATCGAGCGCGCTGGCTGGCTGCGTAAGATCTCTGCTGGTATTCGTGAGCGTGCAAAAAGTATCAGCGCGCTGATTGTTGCCGAAGGCGGTAAAACGCAGCAGCTGGCAGAGGTCGAAGTGGCGTTCACCGCCGATTATCTTGATTACATGTCCGAATGGGCGCGTCGTTATGAAGGTGAAATTCTGCAAAGTGACCGCCCAGGGGAAAACATTCTGGTGTTCAAACGCGCGCTGGGCGTGACGACCGGGATTTTGCCGTGGAACTTCCCGTTCTTCCTGATTGCCCGCAAACTAGCACCCGCGCTGATTACCGGCAATACCATTGTTATCAAACCGAGTGAATTCACCCCGAATAACGCCATCGCTTTTGCGGAAATTGTCCATGATATCGGGCTGCCAAAAGGCGTATTTAACCTGGTGCTGGGACGCGGTGAAACGGTCGGACAGGAACTGGCAGGCAACCCGAAAGTGGCGATGGTCAGCATGACGGGCAGCGTTGGTGCGGGCGAGAAAATCATGGCGGCGGCGGCCAAAAATATCACCAAAGTGTGTCTGGAATTGGGTGGTAAAGCGCCAGCGATTGTGATGGACGATGCGGATCTGGATATCGCTGTGAAAGCGATTGTTGACTCGCGCATGATTAACACTGGGCAGGTGTGTAACTGTGCCGAGCGCGTGTATGTGCAAAAAGGGATTTACGACGAATTCATTACTCGCCTGAGCGAAGCCTTCAAACAGGTGAGTTTTGGCGACACCGGCGAGCGTAACGATGTGTCGATGGGACCGTTGATTAACGCCGCCGCACTTGAGCGCGTGGAGCAGAAAGTCGCTCATGCGGTAAGCGAAGGCGCACGTGTGGTAGTGGGCGGCAAAGCGCCGGAGGGAAAAGGGTATTTCTACCCGCCGACGCTGCTGGTGGATGTGCATCAGGAAATGGCGATTATGCACGACGAAACCTTCGGTCCCGTGCTGCCTGTCACGACGTTTGAAACGCTGGAGCAAGCGCTGGAAATGGCGAACGACAGCGACTACGGCCTGACATCGTCGGTCTATACCCGCGATTTAAACACCGCCATGAAAGCGATAAAAGGGCTGAAGTTCGGCGAAACTTACATCAACCGTGAAAACTTTGAAGCGATGCAGGGCTTCCACGCGGGCTGGCGTAAATCAGGAATTGGCGGAGCGGATGGTCGCCACGGACTGAATGAGTATTTGCAAACGCAGATGGTCTATTTGCAGGTGTAA
- a CDS encoding sugar-binding transcriptional regulator has translation MSKQDEQRLLVKIATLYFVEGMKQSEIAGLLHLSQSFVSRAITRCQKEGVVKISVIQPANIFLSLEQALEKKYGIRQAIVVDVDESAPASQIKHAIGSAAAHYVETRLRPNDLVGISSWSSTIRAMVDELHPQSIKARGVIQLLGGVGPNGNVQATILTQNLAAQLDCPAWLLPSQSIEHSVEERAKLVASDDVAEVVKKFAEVDVAILGIGELEPSQLLKNSGNYYGEAMLKTLAERGAVGDICLHYFNAQGEPVLSKEEDPVIGMELSQVRDCPHVVALAGGDDKANAIRGALHGGYIDVLITDYPTARQLL, from the coding sequence ATGTCAAAGCAGGATGAACAACGTTTGTTGGTCAAGATTGCGACGCTCTACTTTGTAGAAGGGATGAAGCAGTCAGAAATCGCCGGGTTATTGCACCTGTCGCAATCATTTGTCTCACGCGCCATCACACGCTGCCAGAAAGAGGGCGTGGTAAAAATCAGTGTTATCCAGCCCGCCAATATTTTTCTCTCGCTCGAACAGGCGCTGGAGAAAAAGTACGGTATTCGCCAGGCGATTGTGGTGGATGTCGACGAATCAGCCCCAGCCTCGCAAATCAAACATGCGATAGGCAGTGCGGCGGCGCACTATGTTGAAACACGTTTACGACCAAACGACCTGGTGGGGATTTCATCCTGGAGTTCCACCATTCGAGCAATGGTTGACGAGCTGCACCCGCAGAGCATTAAAGCACGCGGTGTGATTCAACTGCTCGGTGGTGTGGGGCCAAATGGCAACGTGCAGGCGACGATTCTGACGCAGAACCTGGCGGCCCAACTCGACTGCCCGGCCTGGCTGCTACCGTCGCAAAGTATTGAGCATTCCGTAGAAGAGCGAGCAAAACTGGTCGCCAGTGACGATGTGGCCGAAGTCGTGAAAAAGTTTGCTGAAGTCGATGTGGCTATTCTCGGTATCGGTGAGCTTGAACCGTCCCAATTGCTGAAAAATTCGGGTAACTATTATGGCGAAGCGATGCTGAAAACGCTGGCCGAACGCGGTGCAGTGGGGGATATCTGCCTGCATTATTTCAATGCGCAGGGCGAGCCGGTTTTGAGCAAAGAAGAAGATCCGGTTATCGGCATGGAACTGAGCCAGGTTCGTGACTGCCCGCATGTGGTGGCGCTTGCAGGCGGAGATGACAAAGCCAATGCCATTCGTGGAGCGCTGCACGGCGGTTATATCGACGTGCTGATAACTGACTACCCGACAGCCCGGCAACTGCTCTAA
- a CDS encoding D-ribose ABC transporter substrate-binding protein, whose amino-acid sequence MKFTLLKTSLVAALLASSANLYAADNGLIAIITPSHDNPFFKAEADGAMAKAKELGYTTLVASHDDDVNKQNQLIETAIARKAKAIILDNAGADATVGPLEKAKAAGVPTFLIDREINKTGVAVAQIVSNNYQGAQLGAEKFAKLLNGKGKYVELLGRQSDTNAHVRSQGYHDILDDYPDMKMVAQQTANWSQTEAFTRMESILQTQPDIVGVISGNDTMALGAEAALKAAGKTNVIVVGFDGSDYVRDSIIARSNIKATVLQPGWEQAQMAVVQADFFLKNGKPQLQEKQLMDCVLIDDSNANQLKTFKLAK is encoded by the coding sequence ATGAAATTTACCCTACTGAAGACCTCACTCGTTGCTGCACTGCTTGCTTCATCTGCCAATCTCTATGCCGCTGATAATGGGCTGATTGCCATTATTACCCCATCGCATGACAACCCATTCTTTAAAGCTGAAGCCGATGGCGCGATGGCGAAGGCAAAAGAGCTGGGCTACACCACGTTGGTCGCGTCACACGATGATGATGTGAATAAACAAAACCAGCTGATTGAAACCGCTATTGCCCGCAAAGCAAAAGCCATCATTCTGGATAACGCTGGGGCGGATGCCACCGTCGGCCCATTAGAAAAAGCCAAAGCCGCTGGAGTTCCTACCTTCCTTATCGATCGTGAAATCAACAAAACTGGCGTTGCCGTAGCGCAGATCGTTTCCAATAACTATCAGGGCGCGCAGTTGGGTGCAGAGAAATTTGCCAAATTGCTCAACGGCAAAGGCAAATATGTTGAATTGCTGGGCCGCCAGTCAGACACCAACGCCCACGTGCGCTCGCAGGGTTATCACGACATTCTCGACGACTACCCGGATATGAAAATGGTGGCCCAGCAAACCGCAAACTGGAGCCAGACTGAAGCCTTCACCCGCATGGAATCCATCTTACAAACTCAGCCCGACATTGTTGGCGTGATCTCCGGTAACGACACCATGGCGCTTGGCGCCGAAGCCGCCTTAAAAGCCGCTGGAAAAACCAATGTCATCGTGGTGGGTTTTGACGGCAGCGACTATGTGCGCGACTCGATTATCGCCAGGAGCAATATCAAAGCCACCGTGCTGCAACCGGGTTGGGAGCAAGCGCAAATGGCTGTGGTACAAGCGGATTTTTTCCTGAAAAACGGCAAACCACAGCTACAGGAAAAACAGTTGATGGACTGCGTATTAATTGACGATAGCAATGCCAATCAGCTGAAAACCTTCAAGCTGGCTAAGTAG
- a CDS encoding DUF2291 family protein gives MSLKQWGIGWLCCSALLLTACRVVDLDENGQPIIPPDPNAKASFANQTPAQIAQQTWNSKVLTPAQSHALDSTTLKTRAANANNESVFVKIQGKVDSVSLDNERERMLTVTVNDQPLQVQVGPMIRGNAIRDATGYKFEDFTNQVQFAQLSKAYNREAAKHLPKVDESWQQQPVTVVMAVTMRNGALSDAAAISLERGQP, from the coding sequence ATGTCGCTCAAACAATGGGGTATTGGCTGGTTATGTTGCAGTGCCCTGTTGCTCACTGCCTGCCGGGTGGTGGATCTGGATGAAAACGGGCAACCGATTATTCCGCCAGATCCGAATGCGAAAGCGAGTTTCGCAAACCAGACCCCCGCGCAGATAGCGCAACAAACCTGGAACAGCAAAGTACTGACTCCCGCGCAGAGCCATGCACTGGATAGTACTACCCTGAAAACCCGCGCCGCCAACGCCAACAACGAAAGCGTATTCGTCAAAATACAAGGCAAAGTCGATAGCGTTTCTCTGGATAACGAACGCGAGCGCATGTTGACCGTGACCGTCAATGACCAACCACTGCAGGTACAAGTTGGGCCGATGATTCGCGGCAACGCAATCCGTGATGCGACCGGCTACAAGTTCGAAGATTTCACCAACCAGGTGCAGTTCGCGCAGCTGTCAAAAGCCTATAACCGCGAAGCAGCAAAACACCTGCCGAAAGTCGATGAAAGCTGGCAGCAGCAACCGGTCACCGTAGTGATGGCCGTAACGATGCGTAACGGTGCATTAAGTGACGCGGCGGCAATTTCACTGGAACGGGGGCAACCATAA
- a CDS encoding sugar ABC transporter ATP-binding protein yields the protein MSQDPVILRTRGISMLFPGTVALDNIDYNVWRGKVNVIIGENGAGKSTLMKILAGVQQPSLGEMRLNGEVVQFNSTRQAAAHGIGMVHQELNLFENLTVAENIFLGRELQHGLSPIDEATQQARSAELLKRLDQPISPKEIVANLKVGQQQLVEIAKALAEDADILILDEPTSALSKTEVEILFRVIRELTRQGVTIIYISHRLEELMAIGDVITILRDGKFQAEAQVCDIDVPWIVREMLGSEPVSSFLKPGRDFGAAILEAEHITCVNSAGNTVVNDVSFQVRAGEIVGIYGLMGAGRTELFECLLGTQRNYLGKLWLDSKPVPPRLATAERIRMGMSLVPEDRKRTGIFPISSVASNLTIASLWRRLQRGFAISQVDETAVVASTIGNLSIKVSSPDVEIQALSGGNQQKVVIGRSLLTNPKLLLLDEPTRGIDVGAKADVFRMMVQLSEQGIAVVFSTSDLKEIMAVSDRILVMSGGKVTADIPREHAEESALVSASAQGF from the coding sequence ATGTCGCAAGATCCTGTCATTCTGCGCACCCGTGGTATTTCGATGCTGTTCCCCGGCACCGTGGCGCTGGACAACATTGATTACAACGTCTGGCGCGGCAAAGTGAACGTCATCATCGGTGAAAACGGTGCGGGTAAATCGACGCTGATGAAGATTCTGGCGGGCGTTCAACAGCCGAGCCTCGGTGAAATGCGCCTGAATGGTGAAGTCGTGCAGTTTAACAGCACCCGCCAGGCGGCCGCGCATGGCATCGGCATGGTTCACCAGGAGCTCAATCTTTTCGAAAACCTGACGGTTGCCGAGAACATTTTCCTCGGGCGCGAACTGCAACACGGTTTGTCGCCCATTGATGAAGCCACGCAGCAGGCACGCAGCGCGGAATTGCTCAAGCGCCTGGATCAGCCTATTTCCCCGAAAGAAATAGTGGCAAACCTGAAAGTCGGTCAACAGCAATTGGTAGAAATCGCCAAAGCGCTGGCTGAAGACGCGGACATCTTAATTCTTGATGAACCGACCTCGGCATTAAGCAAAACCGAAGTGGAAATTCTGTTCCGGGTGATTCGCGAACTCACTCGCCAGGGCGTCACCATTATTTATATTTCCCACCGCCTCGAAGAGTTAATGGCGATTGGCGACGTGATAACCATTTTGCGCGATGGCAAATTTCAGGCCGAAGCACAGGTGTGTGATATCGACGTGCCATGGATCGTGCGCGAAATGCTCGGCAGTGAACCGGTATCCAGCTTCCTTAAACCGGGGCGCGATTTTGGTGCCGCGATTCTGGAAGCGGAACACATCACCTGCGTCAATTCCGCAGGAAACACGGTAGTGAACGACGTCAGTTTTCAAGTACGCGCAGGTGAAATCGTCGGCATTTATGGGCTGATGGGCGCCGGACGCACGGAGTTGTTTGAATGCCTGTTGGGTACGCAACGCAACTATCTGGGCAAATTATGGCTCGACAGCAAACCGGTGCCGCCGCGCCTTGCCACCGCCGAACGCATTCGCATGGGAATGAGTCTGGTGCCAGAAGATCGCAAACGCACCGGGATTTTCCCGATATCGTCGGTCGCCAGCAACCTGACGATTGCCAGTTTATGGCGGCGTTTACAGCGTGGTTTTGCGATTTCACAGGTCGATGAAACCGCGGTCGTGGCCAGCACCATTGGCAATCTCTCGATTAAAGTCTCATCACCGGATGTGGAAATTCAGGCACTGAGCGGCGGGAACCAGCAAAAAGTGGTGATTGGCCGCTCGCTGCTGACCAACCCGAAACTGCTGCTGCTCGATGAGCCCACGCGTGGGATCGACGTGGGCGCGAAAGCCGACGTGTTCCGCATGATGGTTCAGCTTTCCGAACAAGGGATAGCCGTGGTGTTTTCCACCTCCGATCTCAAAGAGATTATGGCGGTTTCTGACCGCATTCTGGTGATGTCCGGCGGCAAAGTCACCGCCGATATTCCCCGCGAACACGCCGAAGAGTCGGCATTGGTTTCCGCTAGTGCACAAGGGTTCTGA
- a CDS encoding ABC transporter permease: MKTNDTVALNARPGSPFSSRENLLLLLLKLRTFIALFLIVGFFAIMVPDFLAMGSMVIMIKHIAINAFLALGITFVIITAGIDLSIGATLGLCGMIAGWLITKGIVLPMFGIAIFPSVWVIVPLVLLIGGLIGAGNGWIITRYNVAPFICTLGTMYVLRGAAMLTSGGETFPGLSGNPQLGNTGFDLIGSGNLFGIPWAIWMMIVLAIAIAYVARRLPFGRHVYAIGDNERAAELSGVKVRQVKIWVYTLSGFCAAIAGIVVSAQLVASHPANGTAFEMNAIAAVVLGGTSLAGGRGTILGTLVGAFVIGFLADGLVMMGVSEFWQMVIKGIVIIVAVIIDQMQNRMQQKAAVVAQKAIMESSGKV; this comes from the coding sequence ATGAAAACGAATGATACTGTCGCGCTCAACGCCAGACCAGGCTCGCCGTTCAGCTCGCGGGAAAATCTGCTGCTGTTACTGCTCAAACTGCGCACCTTTATTGCGCTGTTTTTGATTGTCGGTTTCTTCGCCATCATGGTGCCGGATTTCCTCGCCATGGGCAGCATGGTGATCATGATTAAACACATTGCTATCAACGCCTTCCTGGCGCTCGGCATCACGTTTGTCATCATCACGGCGGGCATTGACCTGTCGATTGGCGCCACACTTGGGCTATGCGGCATGATTGCCGGTTGGCTTATCACCAAAGGTATTGTGCTGCCGATGTTTGGTATCGCCATTTTCCCAAGTGTGTGGGTGATTGTGCCGCTGGTATTACTGATTGGCGGGCTGATTGGCGCGGGCAACGGCTGGATTATCACCCGCTATAACGTCGCACCGTTTATCTGCACGCTCGGCACCATGTATGTGCTGCGCGGGGCCGCCATGTTGACCTCGGGCGGTGAAACCTTCCCGGGACTTTCCGGCAATCCACAGCTCGGCAATACCGGTTTCGACCTGATTGGATCCGGCAATTTGTTCGGTATCCCGTGGGCTATCTGGATGATGATTGTGCTCGCCATCGCCATTGCTTATGTCGCCCGCCGCCTGCCCTTTGGCCGCCATGTTTACGCCATTGGCGATAACGAACGCGCCGCTGAACTTTCAGGCGTCAAAGTCCGCCAGGTGAAAATTTGGGTCTACACGCTGTCCGGTTTTTGCGCCGCCATTGCCGGGATCGTGGTTTCCGCTCAACTGGTTGCCAGCCACCCGGCAAACGGCACGGCATTTGAAATGAACGCCATCGCCGCTGTGGTGCTCGGCGGAACATCGCTGGCAGGAGGGCGCGGCACCATTCTTGGCACCCTCGTCGGCGCATTCGTGATTGGCTTCCTGGCTGACGGCCTGGTGATGATGGGCGTCAGTGAATTCTGGCAAATGGTCATCAAAGGCATCGTGATTATTGTGGCGGTCATCATTGACCAGATGCAAAACCGCATGCAGCAAAAAGCAGCGGTCGTGGCCCAGAAAGCGATTATGGAAAGCAGCGGGAAAGTGTAG
- a CDS encoding transketolase produces MNPFALSVTDLEKRARAVRRRIVLLNANSPAGGHTGADLSQVEILTALYFRILNCSPQLINSDERDIYIQSKGHAVGGYYCVLAEAGFIPVEWLPTYQHADSHLPGHPVKHKTPGVELNTGALGHGLPVAVGIALAAKRNNSQRRVFVVTGDGELAEGSNWEAALVAAHYQLDNLIIINDKNNLQLAGSTKDILNTDPLDEKWRAFGMEVTECRGNDMADVVATIEGLQPHGKPHVVIANTTKGAGISFIQGRAEWHHRIPKGDEIELALEELKDE; encoded by the coding sequence ATGAATCCGTTCGCACTGTCAGTTACGGATCTGGAAAAGAGAGCACGCGCCGTCCGTCGCCGCATCGTCCTGCTTAATGCCAACAGCCCGGCAGGCGGCCATACCGGGGCCGATTTATCGCAGGTAGAAATCTTAACCGCCCTGTACTTCCGGATCCTGAATTGTTCGCCGCAGCTGATTAACAGCGATGAACGTGACATCTACATTCAGTCTAAAGGCCATGCGGTAGGCGGTTATTACTGCGTGCTGGCCGAAGCCGGGTTTATTCCCGTGGAGTGGCTACCGACCTATCAGCATGCCGACTCTCACCTGCCCGGCCACCCGGTGAAACACAAAACGCCGGGTGTTGAACTGAACACAGGTGCGCTCGGCCACGGTCTGCCGGTCGCCGTTGGCATCGCGCTGGCGGCCAAACGCAACAACAGCCAGCGCCGCGTCTTTGTCGTGACTGGCGATGGTGAACTGGCGGAAGGCAGCAACTGGGAAGCGGCGCTGGTCGCGGCACATTACCAGCTCGATAACCTGATCATCATTAACGACAAAAACAATCTGCAACTCGCGGGCTCGACCAAAGACATTCTCAATACCGACCCGCTGGATGAGAAATGGCGCGCGTTCGGCATGGAAGTGACCGAGTGCCGTGGCAACGACATGGCTGATGTGGTCGCCACAATTGAAGGATTACAGCCGCACGGTAAACCGCACGTTGTCATTGCCAACACCACGAAAGGCGCGGGCATCTCCTTTATTCAGGGACGCGCGGAGTGGCACCACCGGATACCGAAAGGTGACGAAATCGAACTGGCGCTGGAGGAACTGAAAGATGAGTAA
- a CDS encoding transketolase family protein, translated as MSNSEHLATVMVNAFIDAVERGVDLVPVVADSTSTAKISPFMKQFPDRLVNVGIAEQTLVGTAVGLSMGGKIAVTCNAAPFLISRANEQIKVDVCYNNSNVKLFGLNAGASYGPLASTHHSIDDIAVLRGFGNIEIYAPSCPIECRQIIDYALEHVGPVYIRLDGKALPELHDADYQFKPGAINQLREGDDVALVAMGSTVHEIVTAAAQLADLGINAAVINVPSIRPCDTAQLLTMLKNSRHVITVEEHNVNGGVGSLVAEVLAEAGCGIPLLRLGIADGSYAIAADRKEMRAHHGIDAAGVTRSATALCKGA; from the coding sequence ATGAGTAATAGCGAACACCTGGCAACCGTAATGGTGAATGCCTTTATTGACGCCGTCGAGCGCGGCGTAGACCTGGTACCGGTCGTTGCAGACTCAACCTCTACGGCAAAAATTTCACCGTTTATGAAGCAGTTTCCTGACCGACTGGTGAATGTCGGGATTGCAGAGCAGACGCTGGTGGGCACGGCGGTCGGCTTATCGATGGGCGGCAAAATCGCCGTCACCTGCAACGCGGCACCGTTTTTGATTTCGCGCGCCAACGAACAGATCAAAGTCGACGTTTGCTACAACAACAGCAACGTCAAACTGTTTGGCCTCAATGCTGGCGCCAGCTACGGCCCGCTCGCCAGTACCCACCACAGCATTGACGACATCGCCGTGCTGCGCGGTTTTGGCAACATCGAAATCTATGCGCCATCGTGCCCGATTGAATGCCGCCAGATTATTGACTACGCGCTGGAACACGTTGGCCCGGTCTATATTCGTCTTGACGGCAAAGCATTGCCGGAACTGCACGATGCGGATTACCAGTTCAAACCCGGTGCCATTAATCAGCTGCGCGAAGGCGATGATGTGGCATTAGTCGCCATGGGCTCAACAGTGCATGAAATCGTCACGGCGGCGGCACAACTCGCAGATTTGGGTATTAATGCGGCGGTGATCAACGTTCCGTCTATCCGCCCTTGCGATACCGCACAACTTCTCACCATGCTTAAAAATTCACGCCACGTGATAACTGTTGAAGAGCACAACGTGAATGGCGGTGTCGGCAGCCTGGTCGCTGAAGTGTTAGCGGAAGCCGGATGCGGTATTCCGTTGTTGCGGCTCGGCATTGCAGACGGTAGCTATGCTATTGCGGCGGATCGCAAGGAGATGCGTGCTCATCATGGAATTGATGCCGCAGGCGTCACACGTTCCGCCACGGCGCTTTGCAAAGGAGCATAG
- a CDS encoding FGGY family carbohydrate kinase — protein MSSPVILAIDEGTTNAKVVAVNSNGEICARYSVAVAMTHPAPGLAEQDPVALWHAVCEALRGCLQQLGSVTIAGVAISNQRESVLVWQRNNGQPLTPVVSWQDRRSEQTCEQLLALGHGELIARLTGLPVDPLFPAAKIRALLDAIPDGMKRADAGELCIGTIDSWLNWQLTAGHSFTTDYSNAARTQLFNIYRGEWDDELLKLFGIPRTALAEVRASSGHHGEVQINTISGLPIGTPVLALIGDSHAALYAQRSVCGHVVKATYGTGSSLMLSLPEPVNRSNRLSTTLAWHDGELNYALEGNITHTGSGAAWLGKMLNINDPAKLTELAQSAESNQGVYYVPALSGLGAPWWDLHARGMICGLTDAATPAVLARAALESLVYQIADVFFAMEQATGERLESLCVDGTATQNHWLMQLQADVLQRPLIIQPAAEISALGATLLAGKTLGWWQDGTPLAALANCGERLLPQAEQQKTMQQNYKQWLEAVARCRFQPN, from the coding sequence ATGTCCAGCCCGGTAATTCTGGCTATTGATGAGGGCACCACTAACGCCAAAGTGGTGGCGGTGAATAGTAACGGGGAAATCTGCGCCCGTTACAGTGTCGCCGTGGCAATGACGCACCCGGCTCCAGGGCTTGCGGAACAAGACCCCGTTGCGCTGTGGCATGCCGTGTGTGAAGCGCTGCGCGGCTGCCTGCAACAACTTGGCTCCGTCACCATCGCAGGCGTTGCGATAAGCAACCAGCGTGAGTCAGTGTTGGTGTGGCAGCGCAATAACGGCCAACCGCTCACGCCCGTCGTGAGCTGGCAGGATCGTCGTTCAGAACAGACTTGCGAGCAACTGTTAGCGCTGGGCCACGGTGAGCTGATCGCCCGCCTGACGGGCCTGCCCGTTGATCCTCTGTTCCCGGCGGCGAAAATCCGCGCCCTGCTCGATGCCATTCCGGACGGCATGAAACGTGCCGATGCGGGCGAGCTGTGTATCGGGACAATCGACTCCTGGTTGAACTGGCAACTGACTGCCGGGCATTCGTTCACTACCGACTACTCCAATGCCGCCCGCACCCAGCTGTTTAATATTTACCGGGGCGAATGGGACGACGAATTACTCAAATTATTCGGCATTCCGCGTACGGCGCTGGCGGAGGTGCGCGCATCTTCCGGGCACCATGGCGAAGTGCAAATCAACACCATTTCAGGTTTGCCGATTGGCACGCCAGTTCTGGCGCTTATCGGTGATTCACACGCGGCACTCTACGCGCAACGCAGCGTCTGTGGCCACGTGGTGAAAGCCACTTATGGCACCGGTTCTTCTTTGATGCTTTCGCTCCCGGAGCCGGTAAACCGCAGTAACCGCCTGAGCACTACGCTTGCCTGGCATGACGGCGAGCTGAACTACGCGCTGGAAGGCAATATCACTCACACCGGTTCCGGTGCCGCCTGGCTGGGGAAAATGCTAAATATCAACGACCCGGCAAAACTCACCGAGCTTGCACAATCGGCAGAAAGTAACCAGGGCGTCTATTACGTGCCTGCGCTTTCCGGGCTGGGTGCGCCGTGGTGGGATCTCCACGCACGCGGCATGATTTGTGGCCTGACGGACGCCGCTACGCCTGCGGTGCTGGCGCGAGCCGCACTGGAATCACTGGTCTATCAAATTGCAGATGTGTTTTTCGCTATGGAACAGGCGACCGGCGAGCGTCTCGAATCATTGTGCGTGGATGGCACCGCTACCCAAAACCACTGGCTGATGCAATTACAGGCTGATGTGCTGCAACGCCCGTTAATCATTCAACCCGCAGCCGAAATATCCGCACTCGGCGCGACGCTGTTAGCCGGGAAAACTCTCGGCTGGTGGCAAGACGGCACACCGCTTGCGGCACTGGCCAACTGTGGCGAGCGTTTGCTGCCGCAGGCAGAACAACAAAAAACCATGCAACAAAACTATAAACAATGGCTTGAAGCCGTGGCCCGTTGCCGCTTTCAGCCAAATTAA